The region TGGGTTTCTCATAAAGCCTGATCCGTCTGGTTGTGCACCAAAAACAAAATCAGGTGATTGTTCTAATTTATCAGAAGAAGAAATTAAAGTAAGAATTTCCAAATCTTCAAATCCAGGCATACCGTATACTAATGCAGGAATATTAGAATGATTTACTAAATTGATTGGGTTTTGAGGAACTTCTGTTTCTGGTTCATCAATTTTAGCAGTAATTGGATCATCTTGGCAAGAAGTTACTGCAAAGGAAGTTAAAGCTAAAAAAGCTATTTTTCCGACATAATTTTTTTTCATTGTTTTTTTTATTTTGTTCGATACAAACATAAAACCAGTTATGTAATCAAATCTTAAACCTAAAATTATGTTAGTGCTGTTATAATGTTAAAAATTTGTAATTATTGTAAAGTTTAGATTTATAATTTTAAGCCAAGTTTTAATTTAATACCAAAAAAATGTTCAAAAACTACATTTATGCTTGATAACATTATTCTGTTATAAAAAAAATAATAAAATATGTGAACAAACACAATTAATAATCACTTAAAGCGTTTCACTAGAATAGATATTTTAATATATTTGATATTTAAAAATAGTTGAAATGCGAAAACCTAACCATTTTATATACTTATCGTTTTTACTAAGCGGTTTAGCTGTACAAGCGCAACAATCACATAATTTTACAAATGAAAATAAAGATTTTTACGAAGCAGTAAATTTATATAACGAAAATCAGTTTGCTGTTGCACAGATTTTGTTTGATAAGTTAAAGGTTAAAAATACCACCGACGAAATTCAAGCAGAAAGTGCTTATTACAGTGCTAATTGTGCTTTGAAATTAGGACAAGCAGGTGCCGAACAAAAGATTAGTCAATTTATTTACGAATATCCTACAAGCAGAAAGCAAGTACAAGCTTATATGGATGTTGCAAATTATTATTTTCAACAAGGTGATTACGATCGTGTTTTAAATTATACCGAAAATATTAGCGAATCTATTTTAAGTTCAGAAGATAAAGATCGATTGAATTTTCAAAAGGGATATGCTTATTTTGTTAAAAATCAATATAATAAATCAAAAAATCATCTAGAAAAAGTACAACTTAATGGTTTATATGGTAATCAGGCTACCTATTATTTAGGTTATATTTCGTATGCAAATAACGATTATGAAAAGGCTAATACGTATTTTGAATCGGTAGAATCGATAGATAAATACAAAGAGCGCATGGGGTATTATCAAGCCGACATGCAATTTAAAAGTGGTAATTTTGAAAAAGCTATTGAAGAAGGTTTGGCTCAAATTCCAAAAGCAAATCCTACCGAAAAATCAGAATTGTCTAAAATAATTGGAGAAAGTTATTTTAATTTAAAACAATACGATAAAGCGTTGTCTTATTTGTTAGCTTACGAAGGTAAAAACGGTAAATTAACAAATGTTGATTTTTATCAATTAGGATATTGCTATTATCAACAAAAAAAGTTTGATAAAGCAGTTTCAGAGTTTAATAAAATTATTGGTGGTAACGATGCTGTTGCACAAAATGCGTATTATCATTTAGGGGAAAGTTATTTAAAGTTAAATCAACGTACGCAAGCATTAAATGCGTTTAAAAATGCTAGTGAAATGCAATTTTCTTCTAAAATTCAAGAAGATGCTTATGCTAATTATGCCAAATTAAGTTATGATATTGGAAACCCTTATAAAAGTGTACCCGAAGTTATCACTGACTTTTTGGTGCAATATCCACAGTCGCCGTATAAACAAGAGTTAAACGATTTATTGATAGATTCGTATATATCAACCAAAAATTATCAAGCAGCATTAACTGTTTTAGAGTCAAATAGAACACCTTTAAATAAAGCAGCTTACCAAAAAGTTACTTTTTACCGTGGCGTTGAATTTTTTAACGAAGGCAAGTTTAGCCAAGCAAATAGCATGTTTAACAAATCTATTGCTGAAAGGCAAGATATTTCTTTTGTTGCACGTGCAACTTATTGGCGAGGTGAAAGTGAATATGCTATGAATAAATTTAACGATGCTTACCAAACCTATTCTACATTTAAACAATTGCCACAGGCACAAAAAACACCCGAATTTAAAAGCGTTGAATATAATTTGGGTTATACAGCTTTTAAATTAAAAAATTACACTAACGCAAACGTACATTTTAAAAATTATTTAGCTGTTGTAAAAGACGATGCTAAAAAAACTGATGCTACATTACGCCTTGCCGATGGATATTTTGTTACTAAACAATATTGGCCAGCAATGGAAATGTACAATGCTATTTTAAACAGTAATTCGCAATATAAAGATTATGCTGCTTACCAAAAAGCGGTGTCGTATGGATTTGTTGATAAAACTCAAACAAAGATTGAGGAGTTACAAAAGTTTATATCAAATTACAAATCCTCTAATTTAATAGACGATGCTATTTATGAATTAGGTAGCACATATGCAAACAATAATCAAACCAATAAAGCAATTGAAACTTTTAATGATTTAATTAGTAATCATTCAAAATCAAATTTAATTTCAAAAGCAATTTTGCGTCAAGGTTTGGTGTATGTAAATGTAAATCAAGAAGATAAAGCTATTGAACGATTTAAAAAAGTAGTGGCCGATTATCCTGGATCGCAAGATGCAATTGAAGCGGTACAAAATGCTAGAATTGCTTATTTAGAAATAGGAAAATCAAATGAATTTGCAACTTGGGTAAATGGATTGGATTTTGTTGATATTTCTACTGCAGAATTAGAAAATGATGTGTTTAATTCGGCAGAAAACCAAATGGCTAATAATAAACCAAGCGCTGCATTACAAAGTTTTAAAGATTATGTATCAAATTATCCAAATGGGGTACATACCACTAAAGCGTATTTTCACATTGCCGAAATTTATTTTGCCGATAACAAAGTTAACGATGCAAAAACTAATTACGAAAACGTACTTAAGCGTGGAAAGTCTGAATATACTGAACAAGCATTGGTGCGTTTAGCAAATATGTATTTAACCGAAAACGATAAAACAAACGCCTTACGTGTTTTAAGTAGTTTAGAAGATAACGCAAGTAATAGTAGCAATAAACTTTTTGCACAAGCCAATTTAATGAAATTGAACTATACAAATGGCGATGTACAAGCTGCTTTAGATTATGCCGAAATATTATCAGTAAATAATAAAGTTGATAAACGAATTAAAGCAGATGCAATAGCTATTAACGCACGTGTAGCCATTAAAAATAACGATATTGTAAATGCACGCAAATGGTACGATCAATTAAATACCATAGGAACAGGCGATTTAAAAGCAGAAGCGTTGTATTACGATGCCTTTTTTAAAAATATCGATAAAAAATACGAAGCATCTAATAAAACAATCGAAAAATTAGTTAAGGAATTTTCGGCTAATAAATATTACAATGCTAAAGGATTGATACTATTAGCTAAAAACTTTTACCAATTAAAAGATAGTTACCAAGCAACTTATATCTTAGAAAGTGTTATAAACAATGCTACAGAATTTACAGAGGTTGTTAATGAGGCGCAAACAGAATTAAATAGAATTAAGTTAGAAGAATCGAAACGTAATTCATCGGTTAAATAAAATTTTATGAAAAAGTACGTATTAAGTATCACTATAGCAGCAACGTTTTTTGCATATAAAGCAAACGCACAAGACGATAAAAATAAAAAAAATAATACCGTAGGTACCGAAGTTGTAAATGTAACGTCGGAATATCAAGCAACTTTAAACGATGCTTTTAAAATTAACGATAACCCAATTATCGAAGATGAAGAAATTAACCAAAAAAAAGAAGTAAAATATACCATTTTTTCGGTTCCAGTGGCTTCAACTTTTTCTCCTGCAAAAGGCGAAGCGGCAAAAGTTGATACCGATTCATTAGCAAATTATTACAGCAACTATGCTCTTTTTGGTTATGGTACGTATAATACTTTAAGAGGCGAATTGGGTATTGTAGAAAAAGTTGGTTCTAAAAACATGTACGTTGGTGGTTTATTAAAACATATTTCATCGGGTGGTGGTATAGAAGGTGTACATCTTGATGACACATTCTCGAACACTAATTTGGATTTTACGTTAGGTCAACGAAACGATAACAATCAATGGAATACACAATTTGGAGCAATGGCTGCAAAATATAATTGGTACGGTACTCCAAATGATTTCAACTTAACTAATTTTAACTTTAATTTAGTTGACCCTCTTCAAAAATACAACGATTTACATTTGGGGGCAACCTTCGAAAGTTATGTTGGTGCTTTTGAAAAAGTAGATTTAAAATACAAATATTTTTGGGATGATTACGATAGTAAAGAAAGCAGATTTGTTTTAGCCCCTAAATTTAGTGTTGAATTACCTAACAATACCCTGTATTTAAATCTTGAAGCCGATTATGTAAACACACAATTTACCAACAATGGTATTGATAATGTGCAAGATAAATACAATTATTTAAACCTATCTGTTAATCCAAATATTAAATTTTTTGATGCTGATTATTCCTTAGAATTAGGTGCAGGTTTAACGTATATTTTAGGAAAACAGCTTGGGGTTGAAGATAACCAAGTAGTTATTTATCCGAATATAAAAGCTAATTTTAACTTAGTACCTAATATTTTACAAGCCTATGTAGGTGCAATTGGTGGTGTACAGCAAAATTCATATGCGCAAATTGTAGCTCAAAACCCTTTTGTTGCGCCAACAATGCAGCTTAAGCCTACAAAAACAGCTTATGATTTATATGCAGGTATGAAAGGAAAATTATATCACAATGTTTCATATAATGTTCGTGCAAATTATAAAACCGAAGACGATAAAGCACTTTTTACAATAAATACCTACGATATTAATCTAGCAAATAAAGAAGGCTTTGAATATGGAAATTCTTTTGGTTTAGTTTATGATAAGGTAGATACTTTTACATTATTTGGTGAATTAAATTTTGATTTTTCAAATAAGGCGCAAATAGGAATTTCGGGTGAGTTTAATAATTTTACATTAGAAAACTACAAAAATGCATTTCACATTCCTCAAGGAAAAATTAATTTAAACGCGTTGTATAACATAACCAATCAATGGTATGCAAATGCAAATGTTGCTTATGTAGGTCAACGATATGAATTGAACCATAACGCTACAATATTAATGGATGAATCGTTAAAATTAGGTGATTTTTATGATGTAAATTTAGAAATTGGTTACAAACCAACAGCACAGTGGACCATTTTTGCAAAAGGATCTAACTTAGCAAATCAAAATTATTATCGTTTTAATCAATACCAAGTACAAGGTTTACAAGTTTTAGCTGGTGCCATGTATAAATTTAATCTTTAATTATAAATAAAATAACTAATTAAAAGCTCTGTATTAGAGCTTTTTTTAATTTTATGGATAGAAAACAATTAAAACAAACGGTTTTAAATACCATACAAAATCAAATTAATAACATACAATTACAAATTACATCGTTAACACACGATGCACAAAACGATGCTAAAAGTTCGGCAGGCGATAAACACGAAACCGGTTTAGCTATGATGCATTTAGAACAAGAAAAGCTAAATACTAAATTGTTACAGTTATTAAACATACAACAAACCGCTTTAAAATTACCCGAAACTAAATTAACCAAAAAAGTTGCTATAGGTTCGGTAGTTAAAACAAACAAAGGCATATTTTATATAAGTGTACCTTTGCAAATGGTTCATTATCAAAGTTTAGCTGTGTTTTGTGTGTCGGTACATGCACCTCTAACACAACAATTATTAAACAAGCAAATTAAAGATAAAATTACATTTAATTCTATTTCGTATGAAATAATTGATATTTTTTAGTTTAATGCGTTTAAAGTGTTGATAACTTGAAAAGTATTAAAAGCGTTTAAAAGCTAAAAATTAAGTAAAATTTCGTATATTTGTAGTTCAGTTATTATTTAGTACACATATTATTATGAGTGAAGAAATAAAGAAAAATTCGTATTCTGCCGATAGTATTCAGGCGTTAGAAGGAATGGAACACGTGCGCATGCGCCCTTCAATGTACATTGGTGATGTTGGCGTTCGTGGTTTACACCATTTAGTTTACGAAGTTGTTGATAACTCTATCGATGAAGCTTTAGCAGGTTATTGCGATTCTATTCAAGTTATTATAAATCAAGATAATTCCATTTCAGTTCAAGATAACGGACGTGGTATCCCGGTTGATATGCACAAAAAAGAAGGTGTTTCAGCATTAGAAGTTGTAATGACTAAAATTGGTGCAGGTGGTAAATTTGATAAAGATTCATACAAAGTTTCGGGTGGTTTACACGGGGTAGGTGTTTCTTGTGTTAACGCTTTATCTGACCATTTACGCGCCGAAGTTCATCGCGATGGAAAAGTTTGGGAACAAGAGTATGAGCGCGGTAAAGCCATATATCCAGCTCGTCCAATTGGCGAAACCAACAAAACAGGTACTAAAGTTACATTTAAACCCGATGCAACTATTTTTACCCAAACCTTAGAATATTATTACGATACTTTAGCAGCACGTTTGCGCGAATTATCGTTTTTAAATAAAGGAATAACAATTACTTTAACCGATTTACGTAATGTAAACGATAAAGGTGAAGCACACAGCGAAACTTTTCATTCAAAAGAAGGGTTAAAAGAATACGTTCGTTTTTTAGATGGTAACCGAACGCCAATTATTGGGCACGTAATTAACATGGAAAACGAAAAAAGTGAAATCCCTGTTGAAGTAGCTTTAATTTATAACGATAGTTATTCAGAAAATATTTATTCGTACGTAAACAACATCAATACCCACGAAGGCGGTACCCATTTACAAGGATTTAGAATGGGGTTAACACGTACACTTAAAAAGTATGCTGACGCTTCTGGTTTGTTAGAAAAATTAAAATTTGAAATTTCAGGCGATGACTTCCGCGAAGGTTTAACAGCAATTGTTTCTGTTAAAGTAATGGAACCACAGTTTGAAGGGCAAACTAAAACTAAATTGGGAAACAGAGAGGTAGTTTCACCTGTATCTCAAGCTGTTTCTGATATGTTAGAAGCTTATCTAGAAGAAAACCCAGCAGATGCAAAAACCATTATTCAAAAAGTAATTTTAGCAGCACAGGCACGCCATGCAGCTAAAAAAGCACGCGAAATGGTTCAACGTAAAACCGTAATGAGCGGTGGTGGTTTACCAGGAAAATTAAGTGACTGCTCTGAGCAAGACCCTGAAAAATGTGAAATTTTCTTCGTAGAGGGAGATTCGGCAGGTGGAACTGCAAAACAAGGTCGCGATCGTAACTTTCAAGCAATTATGCCATTGCGTGGTAAAATTTTGAACGTTGAAAAAGCAATGGGACATAAAGTTTTTGAAAACGAAGAAATTAGAAATATTTTTACTGCTTTAGGTGTAACCATTGGTACCGAAGAAGACAGTAAAGCCCTAAATTTAACTAAATTACGTTACCATAAAGTTGTAATTATGTGTGATGCCGATGTTGATGGTAGCCACATTTCAACTTTAATTTTAACATTCTTTTTTAGATACATGCGTGAATTGATAGAGCGTGGTTACGTTTACATTGCAACACCACCTTTATATATGGTTAAAAAAGGAACTAAAAAACAATACGCTTGGAACGATGAAGAGCGTTTAGCTTTAATGGAACAAATGGGGCAAGGCTCATCGGTACAACGATACAAAGGTTTAGGTGAAATGAACGCAGAACAATTGTGGGAAACTACCATGAACCCTGAATTTAGAACTTTACGCCAAATAACAGTAGACAATTTAGCTGAAGCTGATCGTGTTTTTTCTATGTTAATGGGCGATGAAGTGCCTCCACGTAGAGAATTTATCGAAAAAAATGCAGTTTACGCAAAAATCGATGCTTAATTATACTAAAAGACCGACAATCGTCGGTTTTTTTTATCTTTAAACTGTTAATAACATCCTAATAATTAGCTTAAATAAACTAGATTTTTTATTGTTAAATCTTTTGTGAAGTTATATATTTGTCCGTTTTCAAATATTTTATCGTTTTATTAGGGTAAAAACAGTGAACAAAATCATTTAAAAACTATTAATTTTTTAAAAATGCAGAATAAAGGACTTGTTAAGTTTATTGCAATTATTTTTGCGTTGGTAAGTATTTACCAATTGTCCTTTACGTTTGTAACGAATCATTACGAAAGTAAAGCGAAAGATTTTTCTAAAGGTGATTTAACCAAAGAAGCACGCTATTTAGATTCAATTGCAGGCGAAAAGGTTTATTTAGGTCAAACATTTGCTGAAGTACGTTCAAAGCAAATTCAAAAAGGTTTAGATCTAGAAGGAGGTATCAATGTGATGCTTCAAATATCTGTTAAAGATATTTTAAAAGGATTGTCTAACAATTCTAAAAATGCTGTATTTAATCAAGCATTAGCAGAAGCTGAAAAAAACCGCGATGGAAATCAAAGTTATTTAGAAGCTTTTTACGATGCTTTTGAAAAAGTTTCAGCAGGATCTACAAAATTAGCTTCATCAGAAATTTTTGCAAACAGAAATTTACAAGAAGTAAATACTTCAATGACAGATGCGCAAGTTAAAACGGTAATTAATGCTAAAGTTAAAGAAGCAATTGAAAGTGCTTACCGTGTTTTTGGTGAACGTATTGATAAATTTGGTGTAGTTTCTCCAACAATTCAAATGGTAGGTGAAACAGGTAGAATTTTAGTTGAATTGCCTGGAGCAAAAGATATAGATCGTATTAAAAATTTATTACAATCAACGGCTCAGTTAGAATTTTGGGAAACTTTTAAAGGTGAACAGTTCGGTGACTTTATAATGGCTGCAAATGCTGTACTTAAAGAAAAAGCTTCAACTAAAACTACAACAGTTGCAAAAGATTCTACAGCTAAACCTAAAACCGATGTTGATAAATTATTAACAGGTGCATCAAAAGATAGTACGGCTACTTCAAAACAAGACATTGGCCCACTTATTTCATTAGTAAAAGCTCCAGGTTACCAAGGTTCGCCTATTATTGCATTTTTTGCAACTAATGATACCGTACAAGTAAATGCATATTTAAAAGATCCACAAGTACGTGGTTTATTATCAGGTGAATTACGCAATGTAAAATTTGCTTGGGGTAAACCTAAAAAAGATGCAAATATTGTAGAATTATATGCTTTAAAAGGTAATTTACAAAATGCAGCTCCATTATCAGGATCAGTAGTAACTGAAGCGCGTGATGATTACGACCAAGTTACTGGTAAGCCAGTAGTTTCAATGCAAATGAATGCAAACGGAGCTAAAATTTGGGAAGATTTAACAGGTAAAGCATACACACAGCAATCAAATATTGCAATTGTTTTAGATAACGTAGTATATTCTGCACCAGGTGTAACTTCAGGCCCAATTGCTGGTGGAAGTTCAAGTATTTCGGGAGATTTTACTGTTCAAGAAACTAAAGATTTAGCTAATATTTTAAAGGCAGGAAAATTACCGGCTTCGGTTGATATTGTTTCATCAGAAATTGTTGGTCCATCTTTAGGTCAAGCAGCTATCGATGCAGGTATTAACTCATCATTAGTAGGTTTGTTTATCATTGCAGCTTGGATGGTGTTTTTCTATGGTAAAGCAGGTTGGTTTGCAAATATTGCATTAGCAGTAAACGTTTTGTTTATTTTTGCTGTTTTTACAGGTTTTGGTTTTGTATTAACATTACCAGGTATTGCAGGTATTGTTTTAACAATTGGTACTGCAGTGGATACAAATATTTTGATATATGAACGTGCAAAAGAATCACTCCGAGAAGGTTTTCCTTCAAAAGATGCTATAAAACATGCATTTTCATGGAGTGGAGCAATGTCTGCAATTGTAGATGCTAACGTAACAACTGCATTAACAGGTATTGTATTGGTAATCTTTGGTTCAGGACCAATTAAAGGTTTCGCAGTTACCTTATTAATTGGTATTGTTACA is a window of Myroides sp. JBRI-B21084 DNA encoding:
- a CDS encoding tetratricopeptide repeat protein is translated as MRKPNHFIYLSFLLSGLAVQAQQSHNFTNENKDFYEAVNLYNENQFAVAQILFDKLKVKNTTDEIQAESAYYSANCALKLGQAGAEQKISQFIYEYPTSRKQVQAYMDVANYYFQQGDYDRVLNYTENISESILSSEDKDRLNFQKGYAYFVKNQYNKSKNHLEKVQLNGLYGNQATYYLGYISYANNDYEKANTYFESVESIDKYKERMGYYQADMQFKSGNFEKAIEEGLAQIPKANPTEKSELSKIIGESYFNLKQYDKALSYLLAYEGKNGKLTNVDFYQLGYCYYQQKKFDKAVSEFNKIIGGNDAVAQNAYYHLGESYLKLNQRTQALNAFKNASEMQFSSKIQEDAYANYAKLSYDIGNPYKSVPEVITDFLVQYPQSPYKQELNDLLIDSYISTKNYQAALTVLESNRTPLNKAAYQKVTFYRGVEFFNEGKFSQANSMFNKSIAERQDISFVARATYWRGESEYAMNKFNDAYQTYSTFKQLPQAQKTPEFKSVEYNLGYTAFKLKNYTNANVHFKNYLAVVKDDAKKTDATLRLADGYFVTKQYWPAMEMYNAILNSNSQYKDYAAYQKAVSYGFVDKTQTKIEELQKFISNYKSSNLIDDAIYELGSTYANNNQTNKAIETFNDLISNHSKSNLISKAILRQGLVYVNVNQEDKAIERFKKVVADYPGSQDAIEAVQNARIAYLEIGKSNEFATWVNGLDFVDISTAELENDVFNSAENQMANNKPSAALQSFKDYVSNYPNGVHTTKAYFHIAEIYFADNKVNDAKTNYENVLKRGKSEYTEQALVRLANMYLTENDKTNALRVLSSLEDNASNSSNKLFAQANLMKLNYTNGDVQAALDYAEILSVNNKVDKRIKADAIAINARVAIKNNDIVNARKWYDQLNTIGTGDLKAEALYYDAFFKNIDKKYEASNKTIEKLVKEFSANKYYNAKGLILLAKNFYQLKDSYQATYILESVINNATEFTEVVNEAQTELNRIKLEESKRNSSVK
- a CDS encoding TonB-dependent receptor, translating into MKKYVLSITIAATFFAYKANAQDDKNKKNNTVGTEVVNVTSEYQATLNDAFKINDNPIIEDEEINQKKEVKYTIFSVPVASTFSPAKGEAAKVDTDSLANYYSNYALFGYGTYNTLRGELGIVEKVGSKNMYVGGLLKHISSGGGIEGVHLDDTFSNTNLDFTLGQRNDNNQWNTQFGAMAAKYNWYGTPNDFNLTNFNFNLVDPLQKYNDLHLGATFESYVGAFEKVDLKYKYFWDDYDSKESRFVLAPKFSVELPNNTLYLNLEADYVNTQFTNNGIDNVQDKYNYLNLSVNPNIKFFDADYSLELGAGLTYILGKQLGVEDNQVVIYPNIKANFNLVPNILQAYVGAIGGVQQNSYAQIVAQNPFVAPTMQLKPTKTAYDLYAGMKGKLYHNVSYNVRANYKTEDDKALFTINTYDINLANKEGFEYGNSFGLVYDKVDTFTLFGELNFDFSNKAQIGISGEFNNFTLENYKNAFHIPQGKINLNALYNITNQWYANANVAYVGQRYELNHNATILMDESLKLGDFYDVNLEIGYKPTAQWTIFAKGSNLANQNYYRFNQYQVQGLQVLAGAMYKFNL
- the gyrB gene encoding DNA topoisomerase (ATP-hydrolyzing) subunit B, which translates into the protein MSEEIKKNSYSADSIQALEGMEHVRMRPSMYIGDVGVRGLHHLVYEVVDNSIDEALAGYCDSIQVIINQDNSISVQDNGRGIPVDMHKKEGVSALEVVMTKIGAGGKFDKDSYKVSGGLHGVGVSCVNALSDHLRAEVHRDGKVWEQEYERGKAIYPARPIGETNKTGTKVTFKPDATIFTQTLEYYYDTLAARLRELSFLNKGITITLTDLRNVNDKGEAHSETFHSKEGLKEYVRFLDGNRTPIIGHVINMENEKSEIPVEVALIYNDSYSENIYSYVNNINTHEGGTHLQGFRMGLTRTLKKYADASGLLEKLKFEISGDDFREGLTAIVSVKVMEPQFEGQTKTKLGNREVVSPVSQAVSDMLEAYLEENPADAKTIIQKVILAAQARHAAKKAREMVQRKTVMSGGGLPGKLSDCSEQDPEKCEIFFVEGDSAGGTAKQGRDRNFQAIMPLRGKILNVEKAMGHKVFENEEIRNIFTALGVTIGTEEDSKALNLTKLRYHKVVIMCDADVDGSHISTLILTFFFRYMRELIERGYVYIATPPLYMVKKGTKKQYAWNDEERLALMEQMGQGSSVQRYKGLGEMNAEQLWETTMNPEFRTLRQITVDNLAEADRVFSMLMGDEVPPRREFIEKNAVYAKIDA
- the secDF gene encoding protein translocase subunit SecDF yields the protein MQNKGLVKFIAIIFALVSIYQLSFTFVTNHYESKAKDFSKGDLTKEARYLDSIAGEKVYLGQTFAEVRSKQIQKGLDLEGGINVMLQISVKDILKGLSNNSKNAVFNQALAEAEKNRDGNQSYLEAFYDAFEKVSAGSTKLASSEIFANRNLQEVNTSMTDAQVKTVINAKVKEAIESAYRVFGERIDKFGVVSPTIQMVGETGRILVELPGAKDIDRIKNLLQSTAQLEFWETFKGEQFGDFIMAANAVLKEKASTKTTTVAKDSTAKPKTDVDKLLTGASKDSTATSKQDIGPLISLVKAPGYQGSPIIAFFATNDTVQVNAYLKDPQVRGLLSGELRNVKFAWGKPKKDANIVELYALKGNLQNAAPLSGSVVTEARDDYDQVTGKPVVSMQMNANGAKIWEDLTGKAYTQQSNIAIVLDNVVYSAPGVTSGPIAGGSSSISGDFTVQETKDLANILKAGKLPASVDIVSSEIVGPSLGQAAIDAGINSSLVGLFIIAAWMVFFYGKAGWFANIALAVNVLFIFAVFTGFGFVLTLPGIAGIVLTIGTAVDTNILIYERAKESLREGFPSKDAIKHAFSWSGAMSAIVDANVTTALTGIVLVIFGSGPIKGFAVTLLIGIVTSLFTAIVITRILVDTAAAKDAKLAFSTKLTRNWFTNMNFDFLGKKKIAYVVTSITMLLCIGTLVLNGLNYGIDFTGGRTFQVQFDKNINASEVSSKLSKVFDSNVEAKVFGKDSKLKITTKYKVDEESAQVDKEVNTILYNNLKPYFTTNLSYEQFTTASNNGLGIVQASKVGPTVAKDVKTDAYWAVGGALLVVFIYLAISFRRWQYSLGAVAAVAHDVIFVLGVYSFFYKFAPFNMEVDQSLVAALLTVIGYSLNDTVIVFDRVRDFIKGDSEGTFEEVVNKSINTTLSRTFNTSATVIVVLLIMFIFGGESIRGFVFAMLLGIGVGTYSSLFISTPILVDTIKSSAERERAEALKAKEEAEAENIDE